The DNA region AGTAGCTTTAACAACATTATGTGGATTAGACGAACCTTTTGATTTTGCTAACACATTCTTAATTCCAACACTTTCAAATACTGCTCTCATCGCACCACCTGCAATAACACCTGTACCATGAGAAGCTGGTTTAATCATAACAAACGCTCCAGAATATTTAGCTTCTTGTTTATGAGGTACAGTACCATTTACAATCGGCACTTTAACAAGGTTTTTCTTAGCATCGTCAATTCCTTTAGAAATTGCCGTTGCCACCTCATTAGCTTTACCCAAACCATGACCAACAACACCATTTCCATCTCCAACTACTACAATAGCTGAAAATCCGAAATTTCTACCACCCTTAGTTACTTTGGTAACACGATTAATCGCTACGAGTTTATCTTTCAATTCGATATCACTCGACTTTACCTTTTTTACACCTGTACTTGCCATCGCTTATTAAAATTTTAATCCTGCTTCTCTAGCTCCATCCGCTAAAGATTTAATTCTTCCGTGGTATAAATAACCACCTCTATCAAATCGTATTGCCAAAATACCAGCCGCA from Flavobacteriales bacterium includes:
- the rpsE gene encoding 30S ribosomal protein S5, which gives rise to MASTGVKKVKSSDIELKDKLVAINRVTKVTKGGRNFGFSAIVVVGDGNGVVGHGLGKANEVATAISKGIDDAKKNLVKVPIVNGTVPHKQEAKYSGAFVMIKPASHGTGVIAGGAMRAVFESVGIKNVLAKSKGSSNPHNVVKAT